Proteins from one Mesotoga infera genomic window:
- a CDS encoding thermonuclease family protein has product MVRVSIFIALFVVLSLCGCKTDGLTTVTEVIDGDTIVVESLEASVRLIGIDAPELRDGSKPAGQYAQEARLFILESLKKGNSKVRLELHGKDSYGRNLAYVFTPDGKMLNTELLRNGLARPLTYEETSHYNDKIVSAYHEAFKNRKGIFSSYNTLKTVEASKIKDNLKPYSQGGFLGKIVWVEFLVTDISRLSISGKDIIVKIRQEEADLFMPEGFDFNKLYRKTVRVYGEVWEDSSGKASILLRDPAIEIGNISDFVYQRSNIADIVYAARFFKLLENILFYL; this is encoded by the coding sequence ATCGTCAGAGTTTCTATTTTTATAGCGCTTTTCGTCGTTCTTTCTCTGTGCGGTTGTAAAACCGATGGGTTAACGACCGTAACCGAAGTCATAGACGGCGATACGATAGTCGTAGAATCTCTGGAAGCCAGCGTACGGCTTATCGGAATAGACGCTCCGGAACTCAGGGACGGCAGCAAACCGGCCGGCCAGTACGCCCAGGAGGCCAGGCTTTTCATTCTTGAAAGTTTAAAGAAAGGGAACTCTAAAGTCAGACTCGAACTCCACGGGAAGGACAGTTACGGGCGGAACCTGGCCTACGTCTTCACTCCCGACGGAAAGATGCTGAACACGGAGCTCCTGCGCAACGGACTCGCCAGACCCCTTACTTATGAAGAGACCTCCCACTACAACGACAAGATCGTATCGGCGTATCATGAAGCTTTCAAGAACAGGAAGGGAATCTTCAGCTCTTACAACACCCTCAAAACCGTTGAAGCCTCAAAGATCAAAGACAATCTTAAGCCTTACAGCCAGGGTGGATTCCTGGGAAAAATTGTTTGGGTAGAATTTCTCGTCACCGATATATCAAGGCTTTCTATAAGCGGTAAGGACATAATAGTTAAAATCCGACAGGAAGAAGCCGATCTCTTCATGCCGGAGGGATTCGATTTCAATAAGCTTTATCGAAAAACGGTGAGAGTTTACGGAGAAGTCTGGGAGGACAGCTCGGGAAAGGCATCGATACTCCTCAGAGATCCGGCCATCGAGATCGGTAATATCTCAGATTTCGTCTATCAAAGATCGAACATCGCCGATATTGTTTATGCAGCTCGATTTTTTAAGCTTTTAGAGAACATTCTCTTTTATCTTTAG
- a CDS encoding glycoside hydrolase family 127 protein: MTFINDTSRSSRAQVRPLALERVKLGGFMGRYNNIMRSRTLISQYELLESTGRLDNFRRAAGKIERDFQGFFFNDSDVYKWLEAASYALIDNDDPELREKITLTIDVIRDAQNAGDDGYLNTYFTFEKVSARWTDFKNMHELYCAGHLIQAAIAHRRVTGSEDLFAVALKFADHIVKMFGKNGRETTTGHPELEMALVELYRETGTREYLELASRLIDNRGKGLAGGDEYRIDHVPFRQLKELTGHAVRMLYLVAGAADVFLETGDETLLAVIDRLWADLVGRKMYITGGVGSRHEGEAFGEAFELPNRRAYTETCAAIGSFFWNWRMYMISGDGKYLDVMERTLYNGVLPGISLDGLKYFYVNPLEDIGNHERKEWYSCACCPPNIARVLTSFGGYMYGLTLDEIRVNFYETSEAVIPFRDGEINISQKTGYPHDGEIELTVSTDLDMQLSILLRVPGWTEGEFDLQIDGIKQKAKVEKGFIKLTDNWKGKTTILLDLPMEINMIASNPMIRENTYKVAIERGPLVYCAEGTDNEGFSVWTLSVPVKRGYDVQMNEELPGGYMAISGKGIAYDLDEWEEALYKPLAAVKNKGRNVRFTLIPYYAWNNRGSSPMCVWLHVH, encoded by the coding sequence GTGACTTTTATAAACGATACGTCTCGATCATCTAGAGCTCAAGTCAGGCCACTGGCACTGGAGAGGGTGAAACTGGGCGGTTTCATGGGCAGGTACAACAACATCATGAGATCCAGAACACTGATCTCCCAGTACGAGTTGCTGGAATCCACCGGTAGGCTCGACAATTTCAGGAGGGCCGCGGGTAAGATCGAAAGAGATTTCCAGGGCTTTTTTTTCAACGATTCCGATGTTTACAAATGGCTCGAGGCCGCTTCTTATGCTCTCATCGATAACGACGATCCCGAACTAAGAGAGAAGATAACCCTGACGATCGATGTTATTCGAGATGCGCAGAATGCGGGAGACGACGGCTATCTGAATACCTATTTCACTTTCGAAAAGGTGTCCGCACGCTGGACGGATTTCAAAAACATGCACGAACTGTACTGTGCCGGGCATCTTATACAGGCCGCGATCGCCCACCGCCGGGTCACGGGGAGCGAGGATCTCTTCGCAGTCGCCCTGAAATTCGCCGACCATATCGTCAAGATGTTCGGCAAAAACGGGCGCGAGACAACCACGGGCCATCCAGAACTGGAGATGGCGCTCGTTGAACTTTACAGAGAAACCGGAACGAGGGAATACCTTGAACTCGCATCGAGACTTATAGATAACAGGGGAAAGGGGCTCGCCGGAGGCGATGAATACAGGATCGATCATGTACCGTTCAGACAACTGAAAGAGTTGACTGGCCACGCGGTGAGAATGCTTTACCTGGTGGCCGGCGCCGCCGATGTTTTCCTTGAAACAGGTGACGAGACGCTTCTGGCAGTTATAGATCGCCTGTGGGCCGATCTGGTTGGTAGAAAGATGTACATAACCGGTGGAGTCGGTTCCAGACACGAAGGGGAGGCTTTCGGGGAAGCTTTCGAGCTGCCCAACAGGAGAGCGTACACCGAGACTTGCGCGGCCATCGGGAGTTTCTTCTGGAACTGGCGGATGTACATGATATCCGGTGATGGCAAATACCTCGATGTAATGGAGAGGACTCTCTACAACGGCGTTCTTCCCGGGATATCCCTCGACGGGTTAAAGTACTTTTACGTGAACCCTCTGGAGGATATAGGGAACCATGAGAGAAAGGAATGGTATTCCTGTGCCTGCTGTCCGCCAAACATAGCCAGGGTGCTGACCTCTTTCGGAGGTTACATGTACGGGCTCACTCTGGACGAGATAAGGGTGAACTTCTACGAAACGAGCGAGGCCGTCATACCTTTCAGAGATGGAGAAATCAACATATCTCAGAAAACCGGCTATCCTCACGATGGAGAAATCGAACTCACGGTCTCAACGGATCTGGATATGCAGCTTTCTATACTGTTGAGGGTACCAGGCTGGACGGAGGGCGAATTCGACCTTCAAATAGACGGTATAAAACAGAAGGCGAAGGTTGAAAAGGGTTTCATAAAACTCACCGACAACTGGAAGGGGAAGACCACAATACTCCTCGATCTACCTATGGAGATCAACATGATTGCCTCCAACCCGATGATCAGGGAGAACACATACAAAGTCGCCATTGAACGGGGTCCGCTGGTTTACTGCGCAGAAGGAACGGATAATGAGGGGTTCAGCGTTTGGACTCTGTCCGTGCCGGTGAAAAGAGGTTACGACGTACAGATGAACGAAGAATTGCCCGGTGGATACATGGCTATCTCTGGAAAAGGGATCGCTTATGATCTCGATGAATGGGAAGAGGCTCTCTACAAGCCGCTGGCTGCCGTCAAGAACAAAGGCAGAAACGTGCGTTTCACTCTCATACCGTACTACGCCTGGAACAACCGTGGAAGCTCGCCAATGTGTGTCTGGTTGCACGTTCACTGA
- a CDS encoding peroxiredoxin has protein sequence MEGRIPLIGEDFPAMKVKTTHGVMNLPEAYKGKWFVLFSHPGDFTPVCTTEFVGFQKRYEAFRELNCELIGLSIDQVFSHIKWAEWIEEKLGVKIEFPIIADDMGEVGKTLGLIHPAKGSNTVRAVFIIDPKGKIRAILYYPQELGRNMDEILRMVKGFHVVDGKGVALPADWPNSDLVGDHVIIPPASDVKTAEERKNKEGCYDWWFCHKSL, from the coding sequence ATGGAAGGAAGAATTCCATTGATCGGTGAAGACTTTCCAGCGATGAAGGTCAAGACAACACACGGGGTTATGAATTTACCCGAAGCATACAAGGGTAAGTGGTTCGTGCTTTTCAGCCATCCGGGAGATTTTACCCCTGTTTGTACCACGGAGTTCGTCGGTTTTCAGAAGAGATACGAGGCTTTCAGAGAATTGAACTGTGAACTCATCGGCCTGAGCATAGACCAGGTCTTTTCACATATCAAATGGGCCGAATGGATTGAAGAAAAGCTCGGAGTCAAGATCGAGTTCCCGATAATTGCCGACGATATGGGCGAAGTTGGCAAGACACTGGGTCTCATACATCCGGCAAAGGGTTCTAACACCGTCAGGGCCGTCTTCATAATAGATCCCAAGGGAAAGATCAGAGCGATCCTTTACTACCCCCAGGAACTCGGAAGGAACATGGATGAGATACTGAGAATGGTAAAAGGCTTCCATGTAGTTGACGGCAAAGGCGTAGCGCTTCCTGCCGACTGGCCAAACAGCGACCTGGTAGGCGATCATGTGATAATCCCGCCCGCGTCAGATGTCAAGACGGCCGAAGAGAGAAAGAACAAGGAAGGCTGTTACGACTGGTGGTTCTGCCACAAGAGTCTTTAA
- a CDS encoding M23 family metallopeptidase has translation MRVKGLIFLVILVFLCTALGNSYVRYLVEPGDKLFNIIRDYNIRISTILDFNCIDDPRCLESGQAIYIPVRDGFFYDVQEGDSLEYIAKLFFALVEDIMKANGLSYSSKIFTGQRLFIPLEAVSVCSNVNISTQYSWPVYGKISSEFGWRKDPFTGTSTFHSGLDIAVQQGAPVFAARDGTVIEAADNGGYGLNIIILHADGSKTRYAHLSHISVYSGQRVARGELIGRVGETGRATGPHLHFEIIDSKDQCKDPRSYLSSSQYMYVRKEPGSLGLGGK, from the coding sequence ATGAGAGTAAAAGGACTTATCTTTCTTGTGATTCTCGTTTTTCTTTGCACCGCTCTCGGTAACAGCTATGTTCGTTATCTTGTAGAGCCCGGCGACAAATTATTCAACATCATCAGGGATTACAACATCAGAATCAGTACGATTCTCGACTTCAACTGCATAGATGATCCCAGATGTCTCGAATCGGGTCAGGCGATCTACATTCCCGTAAGAGACGGTTTCTTCTACGACGTTCAGGAGGGCGATTCTCTGGAGTATATCGCCAAGCTTTTTTTCGCTCTGGTTGAAGACATAATGAAGGCCAATGGGCTGAGTTACTCTTCTAAGATCTTCACGGGTCAGAGACTGTTCATTCCTTTGGAAGCCGTGAGTGTTTGCAGCAACGTGAACATAAGCACTCAGTATTCCTGGCCGGTTTACGGAAAGATCTCCTCTGAGTTTGGCTGGAGAAAGGATCCTTTCACCGGTACTTCAACCTTTCACTCTGGATTGGATATCGCTGTTCAGCAGGGTGCGCCGGTTTTCGCGGCCAGAGACGGGACGGTGATCGAAGCTGCCGACAACGGTGGTTACGGCCTGAACATAATTATTCTACACGCCGATGGTTCAAAGACACGTTATGCCCATCTGAGTCACATAAGTGTCTATTCGGGACAGCGGGTCGCCAGAGGAGAGTTGATCGGCAGGGTAGGAGAAACCGGCAGGGCAACCGGTCCGCATTTGCATTTCGAGATAATCGATTCCAAAGACCAGTGTAAAGATCCGAGGAGTTACCTGTCCAGCAGTCAGTATATGTACGTGAGAAAAGAGCCGGGCTCTCTCGGACTCGGAGGTAAATAA
- the mggS gene encoding mannosylglucosylglycerate synthase, with protein MRIGLIHYRAGLMDGVSLEMEKWRAVLTGMGHSVEIVAGNSCPGVDITIPGIEYNDVRNLALNERLYEKGEIETQALFEEIHERSEELLRDFDRELSRFDLLVPNNIWSLGWSLPAGLALYMYARDSGKPLISHNHDFWWDRPYYSSPHPGVVEILERYFPPSLENVSHITINSISAGDLLRRRKLRATVVPNVMDFAQQSWTSWEKNLQLRRLAGIAENDVVFLQATRVTERKAIELAVELVARFNSLSHVLKGRSLYTGREFSGRAHLVLTGLTEKRSLGYREKIDALASKLGVNVVDLSYHCCETQEEFFQSYSIADIVTYPSILEGWGNQLLEAMFARKPVALFKYAVFKSDIEDSGLSFVDLGDSYILEEGLVKISEEAFNRAIKNLVDLLFNRQKYLATTENNFSIGSEKFGYGALEGILRELL; from the coding sequence ATGAGAATTGGATTGATTCACTACAGAGCCGGACTCATGGATGGAGTCTCTCTAGAGATGGAGAAATGGCGCGCCGTTCTCACGGGCATGGGGCACTCCGTTGAGATCGTGGCCGGTAATTCCTGTCCGGGAGTCGATATAACCATTCCGGGTATAGAATACAACGACGTGAGAAACCTCGCTTTGAACGAAAGGTTGTACGAAAAAGGAGAAATAGAAACTCAGGCGCTCTTTGAAGAAATCCATGAGCGAAGCGAAGAACTTCTTCGCGATTTCGATAGAGAACTCTCGCGTTTTGATCTACTCGTTCCCAACAATATCTGGTCGCTCGGCTGGTCTTTGCCCGCTGGACTGGCCCTTTATATGTACGCCAGAGACTCCGGCAAACCCTTAATCTCGCATAACCACGACTTCTGGTGGGACAGACCTTACTATTCGAGCCCTCACCCCGGAGTCGTCGAAATTCTTGAGAGGTACTTTCCGCCCTCTCTGGAGAACGTATCTCATATAACTATAAACTCTATCTCCGCCGGTGATCTCCTGAGAAGAAGAAAGCTCCGCGCGACTGTAGTGCCGAATGTTATGGATTTCGCGCAACAGTCCTGGACGTCCTGGGAAAAGAATCTTCAGCTTAGAAGGCTTGCCGGTATCGCCGAGAACGACGTAGTCTTTCTTCAGGCTACCAGGGTCACGGAACGCAAAGCCATAGAACTTGCCGTAGAACTGGTGGCCAGGTTCAACTCCCTCTCGCACGTGCTGAAGGGCAGGAGTCTCTACACGGGTCGGGAATTTTCGGGAAGGGCTCACCTGGTTCTAACAGGCCTTACGGAGAAGCGATCTCTCGGATACAGGGAAAAAATCGACGCTCTTGCATCAAAACTGGGCGTGAACGTTGTAGATCTTTCCTATCACTGTTGTGAAACGCAGGAAGAGTTCTTCCAGTCCTACAGTATCGCTGACATAGTAACCTATCCCAGCATACTTGAAGGGTGGGGCAATCAGCTCCTGGAAGCCATGTTTGCACGCAAACCCGTCGCGCTTTTCAAATATGCTGTCTTTAAAAGCGACATCGAAGACAGTGGACTTTCCTTCGTGGACCTTGGAGACAGCTATATTTTGGAAGAGGGACTCGTAAAAATCTCCGAAGAAGCGTTTAACAGGGCCATCAAAAACCTGGTCGATTTACTTTTCAACCGCCAAAAATACCTGGCAACAACCGAAAACAACTTCTCCATAGGGAGTGAAAAATTCGGTTACGGAGCGCTAGAAGGAATTCTCAGAGAACTCCTCTAG
- a CDS encoding lipoate--protein ligase: MKTAYIESNSFDPWLNLSIEEYLLDTYACDNNVLYLWQNAHTVVIGRNQNAWRECRIESLERDGGKLARRLSGGGAVYHDLGNLNFTFLLPRSEYNLHRQLAVIVDAVKGLGIEASFSGRNDILAEGKKFSGNAFYHGRQASYHHGTVLIDVDMSKLSMYLNVSKAKMESKGVRSVASRVVNLKDLKPDLTIDIMKRAMYNGFIEEYGHIDRILNYNEIASREEVRTLYAKYSSREWLLGKSPDFDFGIENRFAWGGIEIGLNVRKGMIREAVVYSDSMDLDFIESLRASLKDIEFSRKSLARALASLPENKERADLLEWFDQVEL; this comes from the coding sequence TTGAAGACCGCTTACATAGAGTCGAACTCTTTCGATCCATGGTTGAATCTTTCGATAGAAGAATATTTGCTCGACACTTACGCGTGCGATAACAACGTGCTTTATCTGTGGCAGAACGCCCATACCGTGGTAATCGGGCGTAACCAGAACGCCTGGCGAGAGTGCCGTATAGAGAGCCTTGAGAGGGACGGCGGTAAACTCGCCCGGCGGTTATCGGGCGGCGGAGCCGTCTATCATGATCTGGGAAATCTTAACTTCACTTTCCTGCTTCCCAGGTCAGAATACAATCTGCACAGGCAGCTTGCAGTAATAGTCGATGCAGTTAAGGGTCTTGGGATTGAAGCAAGCTTCAGTGGACGAAACGATATTCTGGCCGAGGGCAAGAAGTTTTCCGGCAACGCCTTCTATCATGGACGGCAGGCATCGTATCACCATGGAACGGTGCTTATAGACGTCGATATGAGCAAGCTTTCGATGTATCTGAACGTCTCGAAGGCGAAAATGGAATCTAAAGGCGTCAGATCAGTCGCTTCTAGAGTGGTAAACCTAAAAGATCTTAAACCCGATCTGACGATAGATATAATGAAAAGGGCCATGTACAACGGCTTTATAGAGGAGTACGGTCATATAGACAGGATTCTTAATTACAATGAAATTGCCTCTCGGGAAGAAGTCCGTACTCTTTACGCAAAGTATTCATCACGAGAATGGCTTCTAGGAAAGAGTCCTGATTTTGACTTCGGGATCGAAAACCGCTTTGCCTGGGGCGGAATAGAGATAGGATTGAACGTCAGAAAGGGAATGATAAGAGAAGCGGTGGTTTATTCCGATTCTATGGACTTGGATTTCATAGAATCGCTAAGAGCTTCTCTGAAAGATATAGAGTTTTCCAGAAAGAGCCTGGCAAGAGCCCTTGCCAGCCTCCCGGAAAATAAGGAACGTGCCGATCTTTTAGAGTGGTTCGACCAGGTGGAACTGTAA
- the ltrA gene encoding group II intron reverse transcriptase/maturase, translated as MKYYSLIDKVYSKKNLLKAYHRVNSNRGAPGIDGVTVKSFGEKLLEEIERLSEEIKSGEYMPMPLRRVEIPKADGKTRQLGIPTVRDRVVQQSLKEILEPIFEERFHPSSYGYRKGRNAWQAVEKAKAFASKYGLCNVVELDLSKCFDTLDHEKIIDSVAERVSDGKILKLIRAMLKSGVMEDGVWKATETGSPQGSVISPLLANIYLDEFDQKMKARGIRIVRYADDILIFSKTQEEAREFLAIAINILEIDMKLKVNRNKTRITTLEEGFHFLGFEIKGERVGIEKSRLKRFKGKVKGLTRRNQSTPVKEIVKELNPLLRGFASYFRIVDLQSTLRGLLSWIRRRLRAIILHQWKSTKKLNRVLRRAGWEEKVNLRMNKWRSSHTKAVNYAIPNRFFEEMNLFDMTSYYHPLSKYPILDP; from the coding sequence ATGAAGTATTACAGTCTAATCGACAAAGTCTATTCGAAGAAGAACCTATTGAAAGCCTATCACAGGGTAAACTCCAACAGAGGAGCTCCTGGGATAGACGGAGTAACCGTAAAATCATTCGGGGAGAAACTCCTTGAAGAAATCGAGAGATTATCCGAAGAAATCAAGAGCGGTGAGTACATGCCCATGCCACTCAGGAGAGTAGAAATCCCAAAAGCAGATGGTAAAACAAGGCAATTGGGAATACCTACTGTGAGAGACAGGGTGGTACAACAATCTCTCAAGGAGATACTGGAACCTATATTCGAGGAAAGATTCCATCCCTCCAGTTACGGTTACAGAAAGGGAAGAAATGCCTGGCAGGCGGTGGAGAAGGCGAAAGCTTTTGCATCCAAATACGGTCTGTGCAATGTAGTGGAACTTGACCTGAGCAAATGTTTCGACACTCTGGATCATGAGAAGATAATAGACTCCGTAGCAGAGAGAGTGAGTGATGGAAAGATACTCAAACTCATACGCGCAATGCTGAAGAGCGGAGTAATGGAAGATGGAGTCTGGAAGGCAACAGAAACTGGCAGTCCACAGGGTAGTGTAATAAGTCCCCTGCTGGCGAACATCTACCTGGACGAGTTCGACCAGAAGATGAAAGCCAGAGGAATAAGGATAGTCAGATATGCAGACGACATATTAATCTTCTCGAAAACCCAGGAAGAAGCCCGAGAGTTTCTGGCAATCGCGATCAACATACTGGAGATTGACATGAAGCTCAAGGTCAACAGAAACAAGACGAGAATCACAACACTGGAGGAGGGCTTTCACTTTCTTGGCTTCGAAATAAAAGGCGAGAGAGTTGGGATAGAGAAATCCAGATTGAAAAGGTTCAAGGGAAAGGTCAAGGGACTTACAAGAAGGAACCAGAGCACACCGGTAAAGGAAATAGTGAAAGAGCTAAATCCACTGTTGAGAGGATTTGCCAGCTATTTCAGGATAGTAGACTTACAATCTACCTTGAGAGGGCTTTTGAGCTGGATAAGGAGAAGGCTTAGAGCCATCATACTACACCAGTGGAAGAGCACAAAGAAACTGAACAGAGTCCTTAGAAGGGCTGGATGGGAAGAGAAAGTCAATTTGAGAATGAACAAATGGCGCTCTTCTCACACAAAAGCAGTCAATTACGCCATTCCCAACAGGTTCTTTGAAGAGATGAACTTATTCGATATGACATCGTACTATCATCCCCTGTCGAAGTATCCGATACTCGATCCATGA